Proteins encoded in a region of the Triticum dicoccoides isolate Atlit2015 ecotype Zavitan chromosome 3A, WEW_v2.0, whole genome shotgun sequence genome:
- the LOC119269315 gene encoding UDP-glycosyltransferase 87A1-like: MASSATGTRHVVAVPYTGRGHINPMLAVCRLLVAADGALTVTVVVTEEWHALLASAPTLPDRLXXXXXXXXXXXXXXXGVDHAAFFEAVSVKMAEAVRQLLGRLVLELQPRPEGIVVDTYLTWGVAVGTRCRIPVCSLWTQPATFFLALYHLDLWPSGDEHERDEELSTKSMDQYVSCLSSVRMSDLMVFSRWKRHMKITAEAFVNVRKAQCLLLTSFHELEPRAINTTAELLPFPVYPIGPVHMQPDGNTGRIQDEEHRDWLDAQPEKSVMYVSFGSYASMPHSQFQEIAMGLLDAGVKFFWMARDKAPELREKCGDKGLAVPWCDQQEVLRHPSVGGFLSHCGWNSVLEAVCAGVPVIGFPVAWDQLVNARMVADEWKVGIDLREQRGEDGSVSRAAISDAARKLMDSDSAVGQEMRKRAAQLREVSRSAVREGGSSHRSLSGFLEDLAEGRLEVAESSH; encoded by the exons ATGGCCTCCTCAGCGACTGGGACTCGGCACGTCGTCGCGGTGCCGTACACGGGCCGCGGCCACATCAACCCCATGCTCGCCGTGTGCCGCCTGCTCGTCGCCGCGGACGGCGCCCTCACCGTCACCGTCGTCGTCACCGAGGAGTGGCACGCGCTGCTGGCCTCCGCGCCCACGCTGCCGGACCGCCT NNNNNNNNNNNNNNNNNNNNNNNNNNNNNNNNNNNNNNNNNNNNGTGGGGTCGACCACGCCGCCTTCTTCGAGGCAGTCAGCGTCAAGATGGCGGAGGCCGTCAGGCAGCTGCTCGGCCGGCTAGTGCTGGAGCTGCAGCCGAGGCCGGAGGGCATCGTGGTCGACACCTACCTGACATGGGGGGTTGCGGTGGGCACGCGGTGCCGGATACCGGTGTGCTCGCTGTGGACCCAGCCGGCCACCTTCTTCTTGGCGCTCTACCACCTAGACCTGTGGCCGTCGGGTGATGAACATGAGCGCGATGAAG AATTAAGCACCAAGTCCATGGATCAGTATGTGTCGTGCCTCTCATCAGTAAGAATGTCTGATCTCATGGTCTTCAGCCGATGGAAGCGGCACATGAAGATAACAGCGGAGGCGTTCGTGAACGTACGTAAAGCGCAGTGTCTCCTCCTCACCTCCTTCCACGAGCTTGAACCCCGTGCCATCAACACAACAGCAGAGCTACTTCCGTTCCCCGTATATCCAATCGGCCCTGTACACATGCAGCCGGACGGGAACACGGGCAGGATCCAGGACGAGGAGCACCGTGACTGGCTCGACGCGCAGCCAGAGAAGTCGGTGATGTACGTCTCGTTCGGCAGCTACGCTTCCATGCCGCACTCGCAGTTCCAAGAGATCGCCATGGGGCTGCTTGACGCTGGAGTCAAGTTCTTCTGGATGGCACGGGACAAGGCCCCTGAGCTGCGGGAGAAGTGCGGCGACAAGGGGCTGGCGGTGCCGTGGTGTGACCAGCAGGAGGTGCTGCGCCACCCCTCCGTCGGCGGCTTCCTCAGCCACTGCGGGTGGAACTCGGTGCTCGAGGCCGTGTGCGCCGGAGTGCCGGTGATTGGCTTCCCCGTCGCGTGGGATCAGCTGGTGAACGCCCGGATGGTCGCCGACGAATGGAAGGTCGGCATCGACCTGAGGGAGCAGAGGGGGGAGGATGGGTCTGTGAGCAGGGCCGCCATCTCGGATGCCGCGAGGAAGCTGATGGATTCGGATTCTGCTGTTGGCCAAGAGATGAGGAAAAGAGCCGCACAGCTGCGCGAGGTTTCCCGTAGCGCGGTCCGGGAAGGCGGCTCGTCGCATCGTTCGTTGAGCGGTTTCCTCGAGGATCTCGCCGAGGGAAGGTTGGAGGTGGCTGAAAGTTCTCATTGA